One window of the Clostridium sp. MB40-C1 genome contains the following:
- a CDS encoding efflux RND transporter permease subunit has product MNLAKISVKRPVTIFMAVLVVILLGVVSLTNLSVDLLPDINIPVAVVSTRYPNVGPEEVEKLVTKPIEQSIETTPNIKNVRSMNSEGSSVVIAEFNSGTNMDFATLNMREKVDMAKRLLPKGSEEPMVLKIDPNAQAVMMISITGGKNLSQLQSFVENNIQPEIERVAGVASAKVSGGLQNEITVSLNQEKLEGYKLSIDYISDILMAENLNLPGGKVNKGSQDLLVRTMGEFKSIQDIEEIPIPLKTGGVVLLKDIAIVQLGNKEQNLVAIDNGKNCISINIEKQSDSNTVQVSKKVKKQIESLQKKYSDTKIKVLFDQADYINDSIKNVENTAILGGILAVLILFVFLRNIKSTLIIGTAIPISIIATFVLLYFANITLNLMTLGGLALGVGMLVDNAIVVLENIYRFIQEGHTRKEAAVKGASEVGASVIASTLTTIAVFLPIAFTSGITGELFKDLALTVVFSLVASLVVALTFIPMLASILLNENKIIHEKDNILDKGKKIKIKGIFYRVESRYRKILDWSLSNRKKTIFVGVVIFIVSMISLTKVGAEFFPESDQGMFTINVQLPDGAGINDTRDIVNRIEKRSEKIKEIDTFFVNIGEGGMSSNGGNEKNSAQVIVKLKPLKERELGVKEIMDKLRNESKDIAGAKISFKNSGGMSVSGSAPISIQIKGENLDTLKEVSNKFKNTIESVAGTREVESSLGDGKPELRIKLNRKIAAQYGLTASQISSQIHGTISGKTATTYKYKDEDINVVVKGDEIYKQSVTNLKNIMLQCPTGVNIPLNLVADVEIKRGPTAINRDAQVRVVSVTSQILGRDLKSVAEDVEKKLQKVKMPSGYTYKIGGENEDMEEAFIDLSKALVAAIILVYMVLAGQFESLLNPFVIMFSVPLALAGGALGLFFTERSLCVPAFIGVIILAGIVVNNAIVLIDYINIRRKRGEDRRQAILAAGPIRLRPILMTASTTILGLVPMAFGIGDGAEIQAPMATVVIGGLLFATILTLIYIPVLYTIFEDLKNKITRREKHLIV; this is encoded by the coding sequence ATGAATTTAGCTAAAATATCTGTTAAAAGACCAGTAACTATATTTATGGCTGTACTTGTAGTTATATTACTTGGGGTGGTATCACTTACAAATTTATCTGTAGACTTACTTCCAGATATAAATATACCTGTAGCTGTTGTATCTACAAGGTATCCTAATGTTGGACCAGAAGAAGTAGAAAAATTAGTTACTAAACCTATAGAACAGTCTATTGAAACTACACCTAATATTAAGAATGTAAGATCAATGAACTCTGAAGGATCCTCAGTGGTTATAGCTGAATTTAATTCAGGCACAAACATGGATTTTGCAACTTTAAATATGAGAGAAAAGGTTGATATGGCTAAAAGGCTTTTACCTAAAGGGTCAGAGGAACCTATGGTTTTAAAAATAGATCCTAATGCTCAAGCGGTTATGATGATAAGTATAACTGGAGGTAAAAATTTATCACAACTTCAAAGTTTTGTGGAGAATAATATACAACCAGAAATTGAAAGAGTAGCAGGAGTGGCTTCTGCCAAAGTTAGTGGAGGACTTCAAAATGAAATAACAGTGTCATTAAATCAAGAAAAATTAGAAGGGTATAAATTAAGTATAGATTATATATCTGATATTTTAATGGCAGAAAACTTAAATTTACCTGGTGGAAAAGTAAATAAAGGAAGTCAAGATTTATTAGTTAGAACTATGGGAGAATTTAAATCAATACAAGACATAGAGGAGATTCCCATACCTTTAAAAACAGGAGGAGTAGTTTTACTAAAAGATATTGCAATAGTTCAATTAGGAAATAAAGAACAAAATTTAGTAGCTATAGATAATGGAAAAAATTGTATTAGTATAAATATTGAAAAACAATCAGATTCAAATACAGTTCAAGTTTCTAAAAAAGTAAAAAAACAAATTGAAAGTTTACAGAAAAAATACTCTGATACAAAGATAAAAGTTTTGTTTGATCAAGCAGATTATATAAATGATTCTATAAAAAATGTTGAAAATACTGCTATATTAGGTGGAATACTTGCTGTTTTAATTTTATTTGTATTCCTGAGAAATATAAAAAGTACTCTTATAATCGGGACAGCTATACCAATTTCAATAATAGCAACTTTTGTACTTTTATACTTTGCAAACATTACATTAAATCTGATGACATTAGGTGGACTTGCTCTTGGAGTTGGTATGCTTGTGGATAACGCTATAGTTGTTTTAGAAAATATTTATCGATTTATTCAAGAAGGCCATACAAGAAAGGAAGCGGCAGTTAAGGGAGCAAGTGAAGTAGGAGCTTCGGTAATTGCATCTACATTGACTACAATTGCTGTTTTTCTTCCAATAGCATTTACTTCAGGAATTACAGGTGAGCTTTTTAAAGATTTAGCATTAACTGTTGTATTTTCTCTTGTAGCTTCGTTAGTTGTAGCTCTTACCTTTATCCCTATGTTAGCGTCTATTTTATTAAATGAAAATAAGATAATACATGAAAAGGATAATATACTTGATAAAGGCAAGAAAATTAAAATAAAAGGAATTTTTTATAGAGTAGAGTCTAGGTATAGAAAAATTTTAGATTGGAGCTTATCTAATAGAAAGAAAACAATCTTTGTTGGGGTAGTCATATTCATTGTAAGTATGATATCTTTAACTAAAGTAGGAGCAGAGTTTTTTCCAGAATCAGATCAAGGTATGTTTACTATAAATGTACAGCTTCCAGATGGAGCTGGCATTAATGATACTAGAGATATAGTAAATAGAATAGAAAAAAGATCTGAGAAAATTAAAGAGATAGACACCTTTTTTGTTAATATAGGTGAAGGAGGTATGTCTTCTAATGGTGGAAATGAAAAAAATTCAGCACAAGTAATTGTAAAATTAAAGCCATTAAAAGAAAGAGAATTAGGCGTTAAAGAAATAATGGATAAACTAAGAAATGAAAGTAAAGATATTGCAGGAGCAAAAATAAGTTTTAAAAACAGTGGGGGTATGAGCGTAAGTGGCTCAGCACCTATTTCTATACAAATAAAGGGTGAAAACTTAGATACATTAAAAGAGGTATCAAATAAATTCAAAAATACTATAGAGTCTGTAGCAGGAACAAGAGAGGTAGAGAGTAGTTTAGGTGATGGCAAGCCAGAGCTTAGGATTAAACTAAATAGAAAAATTGCAGCGCAATATGGTCTTACAGCATCACAGATTTCATCACAAATACATGGAACTATATCAGGTAAAACTGCTACAACATATAAATATAAAGATGAAGATATAAATGTAGTAGTAAAGGGTGATGAAATATATAAACAAAGTGTAACTAATCTTAAAAATATTATGCTCCAATGTCCTACAGGAGTGAATATACCTTTAAATCTAGTAGCAGATGTGGAAATTAAAAGAGGACCGACAGCTATAAATAGAGATGCTCAGGTTAGAGTTGTGAGTGTTACAAGTCAAATTTTAGGTAGAGATTTAAAGAGTGTCGCTGAAGATGTAGAGAAAAAATTACAAAAGGTTAAGATGCCTTCAGGTTATACCTATAAGATAGGTGGAGAAAATGAAGATATGGAAGAGGCGTTTATAGATTTATCAAAGGCTTTAGTTGCAGCAATAATATTAGTATATATGGTACTTGCTGGACAGTTTGAATCTTTATTAAACCCCTTTGTAATTATGTTTTCAGTTCCGTTAGCTTTAGCTGGAGGTGCATTAGGACTATTTTTTACAGAAAGAAGTTTATGTGTACCAGCTTTTATAGGAGTAATAATACTTGCTGGTATAGTAGTTAATAATGCTATAGTTTTAATAGATTACATAAATATTAGAAGAAAAAGAGGAGAAGATAGAAGACAAGCAATATTGGCAGCAGGACCTATAAGATTAAGACCTATACTTATGACTGCATCTACTACAATTTTAGGTCTTGTACCTATGGCATTTGGAATAGGTGATGGAGCTGAGATACAAGCCCCTATGGCTACCGTTGTTATAGGTGGACTTCTTTTCGCAACAATACTAACACTGATATATATACCTGTTCTTTATACTATTTTCGAAGACTTAAAAAATAAGATTACAAGAAGAGAGAAACATTTAATTGTTTGA
- a CDS encoding MBOAT family protein, with protein MLFNSFKFIIFFPIVVAMYFIISHRYRWILLLGASYYFYMCWNPKYVVLILTTTLISYLSGIWIEGTQDIKKKKIYLNFSILSNIAILFLFKYFNFFNDSFRQIFAHFNLNYTVPSFKLLLPVGISFYTFQSLSYSIDVYRGVKKAERHFGIFALYVSFFPQLVAGPIERSDRLLPQFYEKHKFDYKRVTDGLKLMGMGYFKKVVIADRLAILVNTVYNNPSAYKGVPLIVASVFFAFQIYCDFSGYSDIAVGSAKVMGFELMENFKRPYFSKSISEFWRRWHISLSTWFRDYLYIPLGGNRVKKGRYFFNNLITFLVSGLWHGASWTFVIWGGLHGVYLIIGSITKNTREKFAEVIGLKKSPKIYKSLKVLITFILVDFAWIFFRANSISDAIYIIKNLFNGLGDVQGLNEIKDILLSLGLDKVSFGVGVIAIVIMEIAHLIQARQSLIKFIREKPILIRWTFYYALILTIMLFGVFEQSQFIYFQF; from the coding sequence ATGTTATTTAATTCTTTTAAATTTATTATATTTTTTCCAATAGTAGTAGCTATGTATTTTATTATTTCACATAGATATAGATGGATACTTTTACTTGGTGCTAGTTACTATTTTTATATGTGTTGGAATCCAAAATATGTAGTTTTAATACTTACTACTACTTTAATATCGTATCTGTCAGGCATATGGATAGAAGGTACTCAGGATATTAAAAAGAAAAAGATATATTTAAATTTTAGTATTCTATCAAATATTGCGATTTTATTTTTATTTAAGTATTTTAATTTTTTTAACGATTCCTTTAGACAAATATTTGCTCATTTTAATTTAAATTATACAGTGCCTAGTTTTAAGTTATTGCTTCCAGTTGGAATATCATTTTATACATTTCAAAGTTTGAGTTATTCTATAGATGTATATAGAGGAGTGAAAAAAGCGGAAAGACATTTTGGAATTTTTGCTCTTTATGTTTCATTTTTTCCTCAATTAGTAGCAGGACCTATAGAAAGATCGGACAGGCTACTACCTCAATTTTATGAAAAACATAAATTTGATTATAAAAGAGTTACAGATGGCTTAAAACTTATGGGAATGGGATATTTTAAAAAAGTAGTGATAGCTGACAGATTAGCTATTTTAGTAAATACTGTTTATAATAATCCAAGTGCATATAAAGGAGTACCTTTAATAGTTGCTTCTGTATTTTTTGCCTTCCAAATTTATTGCGATTTTTCAGGATACTCTGATATTGCAGTAGGTTCAGCTAAAGTTATGGGGTTTGAACTTATGGAAAACTTCAAAAGACCGTATTTTTCAAAATCTATAAGTGAGTTTTGGAGAAGGTGGCATATATCTTTGTCAACTTGGTTTAGGGATTATTTGTATATTCCACTAGGAGGAAACAGAGTTAAAAAAGGAAGATATTTTTTTAATAACTTGATTACCTTCTTAGTTAGTGGATTGTGGCATGGAGCTAGCTGGACATTTGTAATTTGGGGAGGCCTTCATGGAGTATACCTAATAATAGGATCCATTACTAAAAATACTAGAGAGAAATTTGCAGAAGTTATAGGGCTTAAAAAATCCCCTAAGATTTATAAATCACTGAAAGTTTTAATTACATTTATATTAGTAGACTTTGCATGGATTTTCTTTAGAGCAAATTCAATTTCAGATGCTATATATATTATTAAGAATTTATTTAATGGCTTAGGAGATGTACAAGGGCTAAATGAAATAAAAGACATTCTTTTAAGTTTAGGATTAGACAAAGTTTCATTTGGTGTTGGAGTAATTGCTATAGTAATTATGGAAATAGCTCATTTAATTCAAGCAAGACAAAGTCTTATAAAGTTTATTAGAGAAAAACCAATATTAATTAGATGGACTTTCTACTATGCATTAATATTAACTATAATGCTCTTTGGAGTATTTGAACAATCACAATTTATCTATTTCCAATTCTAA
- a CDS encoding DUF5050 domain-containing protein produces the protein MKESYRKGAAALAVLATLMWIPNVSLGATKDKDDDSKYEVRYSKIPVEERKSWKIKFNKELDSGSINSTNIIIEDEKGNSVSADISLDKDDKQKKTVLVKPYSSLKQGEKYHMIIKGDVKSKNGRKIRKPVKVYFNTKNVFAGLPCEEGLIIVGDIAYSIDYLAQNAKLRNEIINEEYYIYYCYSPTEQKIKDIFKDEELKSKDVNRRYDTITYINENGDKAIYEWSYKNSEYELLTPGVDVNITANSNAKVVTVKVNKVRGVDDATYFKLSSSNDMKKIGETFVFTSANISEKIYILNSNKNIVATGRLLVSFSNSGYKTLKIITDSNKGNTVGNINNNGYAAEDNDGYLFYNNTGDRNSLYKLDTNGMFNNAIAYDNAQYINVLDEWVYYSNYSDKGKLYRIKTDGTGKQKLADDMAAYTTVSGDWIYYSNHSDGGKLYKIRTNGKDRRQVNSALNHEVAYINILGSWIYYTNKTDKHTPYVTNLEGSYVSKLSEQWADSIQVVGDWIYYTSSTGVLSKVKKDGSGEIIPIQGQTREFDKGFHLNVVGSWIYYSNYLDGGKLYKIKTDGSGEKLKLTNETVGYINIVADYIYYTSSGKLYKLPIDADGKIKGELVTKGSGDNKIIQMDDLKVTVPHYDVDMKLSDIENKYLPEKVPGIKDDNTMHQFSVNWDRDKVTIKNGIRVYTGDIIGYNRKVKLELEIPSEMLNETNTITIYNNPDKSNDIIEIKNIASNDRLSVPKKLIEGDIVNVYDSEDSTRSLSKATVVNDGKYNKAILQRIDLDTFPDKNVWISVIRKDKSESRRTKVKLTTTPLIREVKDIDDIGLGKKISGKQYGVDGRDFKICDWEPVSDLNSRDYDIFILPSKNKLDLSTKDATNGIKRFDTISSGKSTWQGSRGQDDDSKQNQLKGGKYDIFVAGEYTTTGGEDARGKRPDVIGYVSSKPATIDVKEEVLPNQPSIKAQKVNSMGVITLDKAPAPGETVWLIPSDKVDRVVGYTEEDKASRPWPSFANGEATFLTGDGTSKIITTPRGDDPRNPNYQDKTYRLIVVNNVGASPISANMVTVDNQPPVIVDKEKLVTILHPEDRLGMKVKENADLYIIRHEDDYGSKENLENAVKLKTGKVKKFVGGNYNYLDFSGLKAGKNNVVPNYRIVAVDEAGNIAEPIDLTIYVNIDNLNALVETADNHIRQHDLTETQQAQLEVTLRKAKDTLDDYENLTQRSIDMMTAEIRKTLLQVGIVPPSSSVGEIVEAETNGLYLMDMDGKEVIDKENIIENLKLVSQGRFDRLVRIEWQTSDSSVINITGEVGKINRMVDKDSIVTLTAKVTKEGVSKQKQFRVLVKGIKLKPYLRKADGADGKIFIDFNGSEEEERATKYKIVFVKKDENYKGITPEEAKAKQGIGVNKTGAGLYSQEVNIADPNTKDVNGESLVVGQVYKVFILAEGKNIEGNDIYSLSDGKEVTIK, from the coding sequence TTGAAAGAGAGTTATAGGAAGGGAGCTGCGGCGTTAGCTGTTTTAGCCACCCTTATGTGGATTCCTAATGTTAGTTTAGGAGCTACTAAAGATAAAGATGATGACAGCAAGTATGAGGTTAGGTATAGTAAAATTCCTGTAGAAGAGAGGAAATCATGGAAGATAAAATTCAATAAAGAGTTAGACTCAGGAAGTATAAATAGCACAAATATAATAATTGAAGATGAAAAAGGAAATAGTGTAAGTGCAGATATTTCTTTGGACAAGGATGATAAGCAAAAAAAGACTGTACTGGTTAAGCCTTATTCAAGCCTTAAACAAGGTGAAAAATATCATATGATAATAAAAGGTGATGTTAAATCTAAAAATGGTAGAAAGATAAGAAAGCCTGTAAAAGTTTATTTCAATACAAAGAATGTTTTTGCAGGATTACCTTGTGAAGAAGGGTTAATTATTGTAGGGGATATTGCTTATTCTATAGACTATTTAGCTCAAAATGCAAAACTTAGAAATGAAATAATAAATGAAGAGTATTATATTTATTATTGTTATAGCCCAACAGAACAAAAAATTAAAGATATATTTAAAGATGAAGAGTTAAAAAGCAAAGACGTAAATAGACGTTATGATACAATAACATATATTAATGAAAATGGTGATAAAGCTATATATGAATGGAGTTATAAAAACTCAGAATATGAACTACTTACTCCGGGAGTAGATGTTAATATAACCGCAAATTCAAATGCGAAAGTTGTAACTGTTAAAGTAAACAAGGTTAGAGGCGTTGATGATGCTACATATTTTAAATTAAGCTCTAGTAATGATATGAAAAAAATAGGAGAAACTTTTGTATTTACCTCTGCAAATATAAGTGAAAAAATATATATTTTAAATTCTAATAAAAATATAGTAGCTACAGGAAGGCTACTTGTATCCTTCAGTAATAGTGGATATAAAACTCTTAAAATTATTACAGATAGCAATAAGGGAAATACAGTAGGCAATATAAATAATAATGGATATGCAGCTGAAGATAATGATGGATATTTATTTTATAATAATACAGGAGACAGAAATAGTTTATATAAATTAGACACTAATGGTATGTTTAATAACGCTATTGCTTATGACAATGCTCAGTATATAAATGTACTTGATGAGTGGGTTTATTACTCAAATTACTCTGATAAAGGGAAATTATATAGAATAAAAACAGATGGTACAGGAAAGCAAAAACTAGCTGATGATATGGCAGCTTATACTACAGTTTCTGGAGACTGGATATACTATTCTAATCATTCAGATGGAGGAAAATTATATAAAATTAGAACTAATGGTAAGGATAGACGTCAAGTGAATTCTGCCCTTAACCACGAAGTTGCTTATATAAACATATTAGGAAGTTGGATTTATTATACAAATAAAACTGATAAACATACACCTTATGTTACTAATTTAGAAGGTAGCTATGTTTCTAAACTAAGCGAACAATGGGCAGATTCAATACAAGTTGTTGGAGATTGGATATACTATACATCAAGCACAGGAGTTTTAAGTAAAGTTAAAAAAGATGGAAGTGGGGAGATAATCCCTATACAAGGACAAACAAGAGAGTTTGATAAGGGATTCCATCTAAATGTAGTGGGTAGTTGGATATACTATAGCAATTATCTTGATGGTGGAAAATTGTATAAAATAAAAACTGATGGAAGTGGAGAAAAATTAAAACTTACCAATGAAACCGTAGGATATATTAATATTGTAGCAGATTACATTTATTACACATCAAGTGGAAAATTATATAAACTTCCTATTGATGCTGATGGAAAAATAAAAGGTGAATTAGTTACTAAAGGATCTGGTGATAACAAAATAATTCAAATGGATGATTTGAAAGTAACTGTTCCACATTATGATGTTGATATGAAGCTTTCAGATATAGAAAATAAATATCTTCCTGAAAAGGTTCCTGGAATTAAAGATGATAATACTATGCATCAATTCTCTGTTAACTGGGATAGAGATAAAGTAACTATAAAAAATGGAATTAGAGTTTATACAGGAGACATAATTGGATATAATAGAAAAGTTAAATTAGAACTTGAAATTCCATCTGAAATGCTTAATGAAACTAATACCATAACAATATACAACAACCCAGATAAGTCAAATGACATAATTGAAATTAAGAATATAGCTAGTAACGATAGATTATCTGTTCCTAAAAAGTTAATTGAAGGGGATATAGTTAATGTATATGATAGTGAAGATTCTACAAGGTCATTATCAAAAGCTACAGTAGTAAATGATGGTAAATATAATAAAGCTATTTTACAAAGAATTGATTTAGATACTTTTCCAGACAAAAATGTATGGATTAGTGTTATAAGAAAAGACAAGTCTGAGAGTAGACGTACAAAAGTTAAACTTACAACTACTCCTTTAATAAGAGAAGTAAAAGATATTGACGACATTGGACTTGGAAAAAAGATAAGTGGAAAGCAATATGGAGTTGACGGAAGAGACTTTAAGATTTGTGATTGGGAACCAGTATCTGATTTAAATTCTAGAGATTATGATATATTTATTCTTCCATCAAAAAATAAACTTGATTTAAGCACTAAGGATGCTACAAATGGAATAAAAAGATTTGATACTATATCTTCAGGAAAATCTACTTGGCAAGGTTCAAGGGGACAAGACGATGATAGTAAGCAAAACCAGCTTAAAGGTGGAAAATATGATATCTTTGTAGCGGGAGAGTACACTACAACTGGGGGAGAAGATGCTAGAGGAAAACGTCCAGATGTTATAGGATATGTATCTAGTAAACCAGCTACAATAGATGTAAAAGAAGAAGTATTACCAAATCAACCAAGTATAAAAGCGCAAAAAGTTAATAGTATGGGAGTAATCACTTTAGATAAAGCACCAGCTCCAGGAGAGACTGTTTGGTTAATACCATCAGATAAAGTGGACAGAGTTGTAGGATATACAGAAGAAGACAAGGCTTCAAGGCCATGGCCAAGCTTTGCAAATGGAGAGGCTACTTTCTTAACAGGAGATGGAACTAGTAAAATAATTACAACTCCAAGAGGAGACGATCCAAGAAATCCAAATTATCAAGATAAAACTTACAGGTTAATTGTGGTTAATAATGTAGGGGCATCACCTATATCAGCTAATATGGTTACAGTTGATAATCAACCGCCAGTAATTGTAGATAAAGAAAAATTAGTTACTATACTTCATCCAGAAGATAGATTAGGAATGAAAGTCAAAGAAAATGCTGATTTATATATAATAAGGCATGAAGATGATTATGGTAGCAAAGAAAATTTAGAAAATGCTGTTAAATTAAAAACAGGTAAAGTTAAGAAATTTGTTGGTGGTAATTATAATTATCTTGATTTTTCAGGATTAAAAGCTGGAAAGAACAATGTAGTCCCTAACTATAGAATAGTTGCTGTAGATGAAGCTGGAAACATAGCTGAACCTATTGACTTAACTATATATGTAAATATAGATAATTTAAATGCTTTAGTTGAAACTGCAGATAACCATATTAGACAACATGATTTAACTGAAACGCAACAGGCTCAATTAGAGGTAACATTAAGAAAAGCTAAGGATACTTTAGACGATTATGAGAATTTAACACAAAGAAGTATTGATATGATGACAGCAGAGATTAGAAAAACTCTATTACAAGTTGGTATTGTACCACCATCTTCTTCAGTAGGAGAAATAGTTGAAGCAGAAACAAATGGCTTATATTTAATGGATATGGATGGAAAAGAAGTAATAGATAAAGAAAATATTATAGAAAATTTAAAACTTGTATCTCAAGGAAGATTTGATAGACTAGTTAGAATTGAATGGCAAACTTCTGATTCTAGTGTTATAAATATTACAGGTGAGGTTGGAAAGATTAATAGAATGGTTGATAAAGATTCTATAGTTACTTTAACAGCCAAAGTTACTAAAGAAGGAGTATCTAAACAAAAACAATTTAGAGTATTAGTTAAAGGAATAAAGTTGAAGCCTTATTTAAGAAAAGCAGATGGAGCAGATGGAAAGATATTTATAGACTTTAATGGTTCTGAAGAAGAAGAAAGGGCAACTAAGTACAAAATAGTTTTTGTAAAGAAAGATGAAAATTATAAAGGAATTACTCCAGAAGAAGCTAAGGCAAAACAAGGAATAGGTGTTAATAAGACAGGAGCAGGCTTATATTCTCAAGAAGTAAATATAGCTGATCCTAATACTAAAGATGTTAATGGTGAATCATTAGTAGTAGGTCAAGTTTATAAGGTATTTATATTAGCAGAGGGTAAGAATATAGAAGGCAATGATATATACTCCTTATCTGATGGAAAAGAAGTTACAATAAAGTAA
- a CDS encoding SLAP domain-containing protein: MKDNSKQSKIVDTEISIHPSMEDRISKFQKECLVEEAEALPPIKEGEVDVNTDFIFDLGDKYEVSVFIRNGLPKPVNLEKIPFKVVNKEEEVLGSKIFDLREIGQIPPRTVRPWKIYFDKEEIKLGKNDLKDLRIIFDTRLKAERTINVSFENLPLGIKGQYRKQYEKFLQSLPLLRLGQVSMTAYKVEKTKDEGVSVEIVIRNGRANGIDVERIPLSIYDSKENLIASGIFYLKDVKVSPFKARIYSFTFSKDELIREDIRLNEWRVDFKLNKNISAGDEVGHEQ, translated from the coding sequence ATGAAGGATAATTCGAAACAAAGCAAAATAGTAGATACAGAAATTTCAATACATCCATCTATGGAAGATAGAATTTCCAAATTTCAAAAAGAATGTTTAGTTGAAGAAGCAGAAGCACTTCCACCTATAAAAGAGGGGGAGGTTGATGTAAATACAGATTTTATATTTGATTTAGGAGACAAATATGAGGTAAGTGTTTTTATAAGAAACGGATTACCAAAGCCAGTAAATTTGGAGAAAATTCCTTTTAAGGTGGTAAATAAAGAGGAAGAAGTTCTAGGAAGTAAAATATTTGATTTAAGGGAAATTGGACAAATTCCTCCAAGGACAGTAAGACCATGGAAAATATATTTTGATAAGGAAGAGATAAAACTTGGAAAAAATGACCTTAAAGATTTAAGAATTATTTTCGATACTAGATTAAAAGCAGAAAGAACAATCAATGTAAGTTTTGAAAATCTTCCACTAGGGATCAAGGGACAATATAGAAAACAGTATGAGAAATTTCTTCAAAGCCTACCTTTGCTAAGATTGGGACAAGTTTCTATGACTGCATATAAAGTAGAAAAAACAAAAGATGAAGGGGTTTCTGTTGAAATAGTAATAAGAAATGGTAGAGCCAATGGTATAGATGTAGAAAGAATACCTCTATCAATTTATGATTCAAAAGAAAATTTAATTGCCTCAGGTATATTTTATTTAAAAGATGTAAAGGTTAGTCCTTTTAAAGCTAGAATATACTCATTTACTTTTTCAAAAGATGAATTAATAAGAGAAGACATAAGATTAAATGAGTGGAGAGTAGATTTTAAATTAAACAAAAATATTTCTGCAGGAGATGAAGTAGGACATGAACAATAA